CGCCTCGCCGCAACTGGCCCGGCTGGCCCAGCTCGACGCCACGCTCGACCAGTTGCTCGGCGGGCGCGAGCAGCGTCTGCTGGCCGACGTGCCCCAGTTCCTCAAGGCGCGTTTCGAACAGCTGCGCCAGAGCGAGCCCGAGACCTGGCCCGCCACCTTCGAAGCCGAGCTGCAACAGGCGCTGCGCGCCGAGCTCGACCTGCGCCTGCAACCGGTGACCGGCCTGGTCGAAGCCTTCGAGCAGGCCGGCCCCACCCCCTGACGCCCCGCCCATGAACCGTGCTTCCCTGAACCGCTTTTTCTTCGCCGCCGCCTTCGCGCTCGGGCTCGCGTCCCTCGCCTGGGTGGGCCTGGGCTTCATCGGCACCAGCGCCCTGGCCCTGGCCATGACCGCGCTCATCGGCGCGGCCTACCTCGTGGGCGCGCACGAGTTGCAGCGCCACCGCCAGGCCAGCGCCGGCCTGGCGCGCGCACTGGCCGAGGTGCCGCAACCCCTGGCCGCGCTCGACGACTGGCTGCCGCGCGTGCCCGCCGCGCTGCAGGCCGCCGTGCGCCAGCGCATCGAGACCGAGCGCGGCGCCCTGCCCGGCCTGGCGCTCACGCCCTACCTCATCGGCCTGCTTGTGATGCTGGGCATGCTGGGCACTTTCCTGGGCATGGTCATCACCTTCAAGGGTGTGGTGTTCACGCTCGAAGGCTCGGCCGATCTGCAGGCCATCCGCACCGCGCTGGCCGCGCCCATCAAGGGCCTGGGCCTGGCCTTCGGCACCTCGGTGGTGGGCGTGGCCACCTCGGCCATGCTGGGCCTGATGTCGGCCATCGCGCGCCGCGAGCGCGCCGAGGCGCTGCGCCTGCTCGACGCGCGCGTGGCCACGCACTTTCGCGCGTTCTCGCTCGCACACCAGCGCCAGGCCACGGTTGACGCGCTGCAGCAGCAGGCCCAGTTGCTGCCCGCGGTGGTGGCGCAGTTGCAGGCCCTCGTCGCCCAGGTGGAGCAGCGCGGCCAGCGGCTCGATGAAGACCTGCTCGCGCGCCAGGGCGCTTTCCTCGACCGCGCCGACGCGGCTTACCGAGAGCTCGCGCGCTCGGTCGAACAATCGCTGCGCCAGGGCCTGGAAGCCGGGGCACGCGCGGCCGGCGAGAACCTCACCCCCGTGGTGAGCGCGGCCATGGCGGGCATGGCGCAAGACACCACGCGACTGCACGAACGCCTGGCGCACGAGGCCGCGCAACTGCAGGCGCGCGTGAGCGCGACGGTGGCCGAGCAGGTGCAGGCCCTGGCCGATCGATTCGACGCGCGCGGCGAGGCCGCGCTGCAGCGCCTGGGCGAACAGCAGGCGGCGTTCAACGCACAGGCCGGCGCCCAGCTCGAGCAACTCGGCCAGGCGCTCGAAGCGCCGATGGCCCGCCTGATCGACAGCGCCACCGAAGCCCCGCGCGCCGCGGCCGAGGTGATGGCGCAATTGCGCCGCGAGCTCGGCCAGCTCGACGAGCGCGACCAGGCCGCGCTGCAGGAACGCGCCACGCTCATGCAGCAGATCGACGCCCTGCTGCAACGCGTGCAGCAGACCACCGACGGGCAGCGCGCCGCCATCGAAACCCTGGTCGGCTCTGCGGGTGCGGTGCTCGACCAGATGGGCCGCCAGTTCGCCGACACCGTGGGTGCGCAGGCCGTGCACGCCGAAGACGTGGCCGCGCGCATCCAGACCAGCGCCACGGGCCTTGCACAGCTCGGCGAACACTTCGGTCAGGGCGTGCAGCGCTTCAGCGACAGCAACCAGGCGCTGATGCACAGCCTGCAGGCCATTCAGAACGCGCTCGCGCAATCGATGGCGCGCAGTGACGAACAGCTCGCCTACTACGTGGCGCAGGCGCGCGAGGTGGTCGACCTCAGCATCAGCGCACAGCAAGGCATCGTCGAAGACCTGCGCCGCCTGCGCAGCCAGCCCGACACGCGCAAGGCCGCCTGATGCTGGGGCTGGACGACCGCCACGGCGACGACGCCGAACACGCCGAGCACCAGGCCCCCGTGTGGGCCGCCTTCGGCGACCTCATGGCCGGGCTGGTGGGCGCCTTCGTGCTCATCCTGGTCGGCGTGCTCGTGGTGCAGATGGACCTGGTGAACAGCCTGCAGGCCGAGGTGCGCAAGCGCGAGCAGGAGGAGCAGCGCCGCATGGCGCTCGAGAAGGCGCTCGCGATCCCGCTGCAGAGCGGGCGCGTCACGCTCAACAACGGCCGCATCGGCATCAGCGGCAGCGTGCTGTTCGCGCTCAACTCCGACGAGCTGCGCCCCGAGGGCCGGCAGATCCTCAAGAGCCTGGTGCCGCCGCTGCTGGTGTACCTGGGCGAGCGCGACGAGATGCTGATGGTGAGCGGCTTCACCGACGACCGCCCGGTGCACGCGAGCAACCAGCGCTTCGCCGACAACCTCGAACTCTCGGCGCAGCGCGCGCTCACGGTCACGCGCGCGCTGATCCAGGAAGGCATGCCGCCGCAGCGCGTGTTCAGCGCCGCCTTCGGCGCCGAGCAGCCCGTGGCCTCGAACGCCGACGAAAGCGGCCGCGCGCTCAACCGCCGCGTGGAAATGGCGCCCGTGCCGCGCACGCCCGCATCCTCGGCCGCGACCAAGCCCGCGAGCGGAGCCCCGCGTGAATAAGCCGCACGCCGCGCCGCTGGCCGAGCTCAACCGCCACATCGAGCGGGTCACGGGCCGCTCGGCCACCGCGCGCGGCGAACTGCGCAGCGCCGCGGCCTTTCACGAGGGCTGGGCCCGCCTGAGCGCGGTCGAGGCCGTGCACCAGGCGGTGCGGCGCGGCGCCGAGAACGCGGGCCCGCTCAATTCGCACATGCTGGTGCTGCGCACCCTGGGCCTGCTCACCGAGCTCTCGCCCGACTACCTGCGCCGCTTCATGGCGCACACCGAAGCCCTGCTGTGGCTCGATGACGCCAGCGCGCGGCTCAAGCCCGCGGCCAAGGCGAAGAAGGCGGCGCGCCCGTAGGGCGCCGCGTTCAGCGCGCCACGCCCGCGGCCGGCGCGTTGTTGCCGCCGCTGGGGCGCGGTGCGCGCGAGACTACGCGGTACTCGGTGTCGGCCCAGCACCACCAGAGGGTTTTGCCACCGCTGGTGTTCGGCCGGCACTGGGTCGGGCCGGTCTTGACCCACTCGTAGGACACCGCGTCGGGAATGAGGCCGCGCTGGATCTTCGTCGGCTCGGTTTCGCCGCGGCGCGCGCGCTCGGCCAGGCGCGCGACCTCGGCGCGCGCCTCGGCCTCGGACGCGTGCATGCTGTCCGAGCTCAGGCTGCCCGGCCAGTTGAAGGTGTAGAGCGGCGCTTCGGCCCGGGCGGGCGCGGCGGCCTGCGACGGTGCGGGTGCCTGGGCCTGCGACTGGCGTTCGCGCGCCAGCGCCGCCTGCTGCGCGCGGCGGGTCTGCTGCGCCTCTTCTTCGCGGGCCGTGGCGCGCCGCTGCTCGGCCTGGGTGTCCTGCAGGCGGTTCATGGCCTGGTTGTGGATGTTGTTCAGCCGCTGCGCCCCGTTCATGGCCGACGCGAAGCCTTCGCGCATGCCGTCGGCCAGGCTGGGCGTGGGGCTGCCGTCGGTGCAGTTGCCCACGTAGCGCTGGCCCGCCACGCACTGGCGGTACTGCGCGGGCACGGGGCAAAAGCGCGCGCATTCGTCTTCCAGCGCCAGGCGTTGCGCCTCGCGCTCGCGCCGCTTCTCTTCGCGCGCCTGCAGCTCGCGCTCTTCCTCGAGGAAGGCCTTCGATTTGGCCAGCCAGGCGCGGTCGCGCTGCTGGTGCGCGTACAGGCGCGCGCGGCGGTGGCGCGCCTCGGCGCAGGGGAAGTCGCGCGCCAGCGTGCAGCGATCGGCCTGGTCGAGCAGATCCAGCAGCTCGGCGCGGTCCATCGCGTCGAGCTGAGAGACCAGACCTTGCAGGTGGGCGGCGTCGGTCGCGGGCGGGGCGTTGGAGACCGCCCGTGCGGGCACGGCCAGGGCCGACAGCAGGGCGCTCAGCAGCGCGGCCAGCAACAGGGCCAGCGGGCGGCGCGCAAGGAATGGGGACGCGCGGGTCATGGTCAGGGTCTTTCGATAAGGGTGGCGCCCGCGGGCGCCCACTCGAAGTCGTCGCTCACAATCTGGTCGCGCAGCGCCGCGGCCTTGTAGGCCTGGCGCTGCTGAAAGGCCGACATCGCGTCGGGCAGGCAGACGATGTCGCCCTGCATGTCCTTGCGGCCGTGGCTCTCGAAGCGGGCCACGCATTTGCTCGACAGCCCGGATTTGCCTTGGCAGCTTCCATTGAGGGGGCCGCGCATCAGGGCAGGCCATCGCTCAGGGTCGCTGGTCTGAACCGCGCTGCTGAAGGTCACGAACGCGTTGAACAGCTGCCGTTCGGACAGCGTGGCCCCACCGGGCGCCCACACCCCGCTGCGCACCTGGTGCGCGCTGTCGCCCACACGCACGGCGGCGGTGCAGAACTGGCGGCCGGGCGCCAACGCCTGTGGGGGCGGCGCCGGCCGGCTGCCGGGGGGCACCACCGCCAGCGACGCCATGCCCCCGGCGTACCACTGGCGCGCCAGATGCGCCTGATCGGCCGTGCTGTAGCAATGCTGCGTCACGTCCTGCTCCTCGAGGCCGCGCCCGAACGAGAGCTGGCGTCCGTTCACGAGCACCACGGTCCGCGCGCCTTCGATGGCTGCGGTGTCTGTCGGGCGGTCCCAGCGCGGCACGGGCTCGGCGCCGCCCTGGCCGTAGGCGGGCCAGGCGAACCAGTCGTCGTCCGCGGCGTGCAGGGCTTCGACGAAGCCGCGCAGCGAGGCGAGTTGCGCCGTTCGGCTCTTGTCGCCCGCGGTGGGGGTTTCCCACACCGGCGACACCGCGCGCTTGTGGCGCCAGCTGGTTCGCTGCACCGCGAAGCAGAACAGGCCGTGCTGCGCGTCGTGGGCGGCCAGGGCCTCGTCGATGGGGCGTTCGATGGCCGCTCTTTCGCGCAGCGCTTTCTCGCGCGCCTGCTCCGCCAGGGCCTGCTGCTCGGCCTGGCGGCGCTGGGCGTCGGCGGTGGGCCGCGCGTTGCCGAGCAGCACCTCCTGGCGCGGCAAGGTGCCCGGCAGGATGCGCAGCTCTTTCTCGAACACGCGTTCCTGGTCCAGGCCGGCCGGCTTGGCCGCGCGCAAGCGGTAGGTGCCGGGCACCACGATCAGGTCGAGCGGGCCGTCGGCCGGGCATTCGCCGCGCGCTTCGCCATTGAGGGTCACCGCCGCGCCGGCGGCCGCTTCTTCGCACAACAG
This is a stretch of genomic DNA from Hydrogenophaga crocea. It encodes these proteins:
- a CDS encoding DUF2894 domain-containing protein, with protein sequence MNKPHAAPLAELNRHIERVTGRSATARGELRSAAAFHEGWARLSAVEAVHQAVRRGAENAGPLNSHMLVLRTLGLLTELSPDYLRRFMAHTEALLWLDDASARLKPAAKAKKAARP
- a CDS encoding OmpA family protein, producing MLGLDDRHGDDAEHAEHQAPVWAAFGDLMAGLVGAFVLILVGVLVVQMDLVNSLQAEVRKREQEEQRRMALEKALAIPLQSGRVTLNNGRIGISGSVLFALNSDELRPEGRQILKSLVPPLLVYLGERDEMLMVSGFTDDRPVHASNQRFADNLELSAQRALTVTRALIQEGMPPQRVFSAAFGAEQPVASNADESGRALNRRVEMAPVPRTPASSAATKPASGAPRE
- a CDS encoding DUF406 family protein — its product is MTRASPFLARRPLALLLAALLSALLSALAVPARAVSNAPPATDAAHLQGLVSQLDAMDRAELLDLLDQADRCTLARDFPCAEARHRRARLYAHQQRDRAWLAKSKAFLEEERELQAREEKRREREAQRLALEDECARFCPVPAQYRQCVAGQRYVGNCTDGSPTPSLADGMREGFASAMNGAQRLNNIHNQAMNRLQDTQAEQRRATAREEEAQQTRRAQQAALARERQSQAQAPAPSQAAAPARAEAPLYTFNWPGSLSSDSMHASEAEARAEVARLAERARRGETEPTKIQRGLIPDAVSYEWVKTGPTQCRPNTSGGKTLWWCWADTEYRVVSRAPRPSGGNNAPAAGVAR